A single window of Xylocopilactobacillus apicola DNA harbors:
- a CDS encoding mannitol dehydrogenase: MKNVIIVGAGRLGKGFMGETFYNAGWNITFLDQDPQVIDELNRNHSYNVTVHTTDRVFTNEVKNYQALLINEHAKVLDYFLQADLLMLPLYPQDFLSAARDLAFYFDQQFEVDPSAKKTLICLTNKNHIIPKITAAFRASLKDEQVKKWFDQNVVIRDSIVRRSTDATSNYSTDLVTTAVASLIIQGPVFSDFSDVKWLDVRDNVEMLKDIKVFTINGPHATTAYYGYLLGYDDIAKAETDPKVAQLIKEVHDETIEAVLYEYPVTRDQIRELEYLPAAKDEMSDSIYRVGFDPIRKVGKNDRLMGVISLCEKYKLKYDGHVKAVACAFAYDEPKDVKAQQIQQDLKNLGVVSTIAKYIERPAEDPVVQQIAEYYHDLSKVN, translated from the coding sequence ATGAAAAATGTCATAATTGTTGGAGCAGGTCGGTTAGGAAAAGGGTTCATGGGAGAAACGTTTTATAACGCTGGATGGAATATCACATTTTTAGATCAGGATCCTCAAGTAATTGATGAGTTAAATCGTAATCATTCATATAACGTAACCGTGCACACGACCGATCGGGTATTCACCAATGAGGTCAAGAATTATCAAGCGTTGTTGATTAATGAACATGCAAAAGTTCTCGACTATTTTCTGCAAGCTGATTTGCTGATGTTACCATTATACCCTCAGGATTTCCTGTCGGCTGCTCGTGACTTAGCTTTTTACTTTGATCAACAGTTTGAAGTAGATCCCAGTGCGAAAAAGACTTTAATTTGTTTAACTAATAAAAACCACATTATTCCTAAGATTACTGCTGCTTTTCGTGCGAGTTTAAAAGATGAGCAAGTCAAAAAATGGTTTGATCAAAATGTGGTAATTCGCGATTCGATTGTCAGAAGATCAACTGATGCAACTTCTAATTATTCCACTGATTTGGTAACAACCGCAGTCGCTTCGTTGATTATTCAAGGTCCGGTATTTTCTGATTTTAGTGATGTAAAGTGGCTGGATGTTCGTGATAATGTAGAGATGTTAAAAGATATTAAGGTTTTTACGATCAACGGGCCTCATGCAACGACGGCATACTATGGCTATCTTTTGGGCTACGATGATATTGCTAAGGCGGAAACCGACCCCAAAGTGGCCCAATTAATTAAAGAAGTTCACGATGAAACAATTGAGGCGGTGTTGTATGAGTATCCGGTTACCCGTGATCAAATTCGAGAATTGGAATATCTGCCAGCAGCCAAAGATGAAATGTCCGACTCGATTTACCGAGTGGGTTTTGATCCGATTAGAAAAGTTGGTAAGAACGACCGTTTGATGGGCGTAATCAGTTTATGTGAAAAATACAAGCTTAAATATGATGGACATGTAAAAGCAGTGGCATGTGCTTTTGCTTATGATGAGCCTAAGGATGTTAAGGCACAGCAGATTCAGCAGGACCTCAAAAATCTAGGAGTTGTGTCAACTATTGCTAAATATATTGAGCGGCCAGCCGAAGATCCAGTGGTTCAACAAATCGCTGAATATTATCACGATTTATCTAAGGTCAACTAA
- a CDS encoding sorbitol-6-phosphate dehydrogenase subunit: protein MNQQWIDLSGKVAVVTGGSMGLGEAMVNSLVGNNAKVISLDVAITDSHKDQANVESMKCDVSNKKEVETAIQQIVDQYGRIDVLVNNAGVSRPRMLVDYYGTHPEYELSEADFDFMTNINQKGVVLCAQAVARVMIKQKSGVIINMSSEAGLEGSKGQSCYSGNKAAVAIYTKAWAKELGQFNIRVIAVAPGINERTPMNNDAAFKALAYTRGQDPNNISSDYKAVIPLGRPGQIKEIADLISYLSSDHASYISGTTINITGAKSTR, encoded by the coding sequence ATGAATCAACAATGGATTGATTTAAGTGGAAAAGTTGCAGTAGTCACTGGTGGCAGCATGGGACTAGGGGAAGCGATGGTGAATAGTTTAGTAGGTAATAATGCCAAGGTTATTTCATTAGACGTGGCCATTACTGATTCGCATAAGGATCAAGCGAATGTCGAATCAATGAAATGCGATGTCTCAAACAAGAAAGAGGTTGAAACTGCCATCCAGCAGATTGTCGATCAATATGGCAGAATTGATGTCCTTGTTAACAACGCGGGGGTCAGTCGGCCCCGGATGTTGGTGGATTATTACGGAACACATCCGGAATATGAACTCAGCGAGGCAGATTTTGATTTTATGACTAATATCAATCAAAAAGGAGTGGTATTGTGTGCCCAAGCAGTTGCTCGCGTGATGATTAAGCAAAAGTCAGGGGTAATTATCAATATGTCATCTGAGGCAGGATTAGAAGGCTCAAAAGGCCAAAGTTGTTATTCGGGGAATAAAGCGGCGGTGGCGATTTATACCAAGGCTTGGGCCAAGGAATTGGGTCAATTTAACATCAGAGTTATTGCGGTTGCTCCGGGGATTAATGAGAGGACGCCGATGAATAATGATGCTGCTTTTAAAGCCTTGGCTTATACCAGAGGTCAAGATCCAAATAATATCAGTTCAGATTATAAAGCAGTAATTCCCCTAGGTCGTCCAGGCCAAATTAAGGAAATTGCAGATCTGATTTCTTATTTGTCATCTGATCATGCGTCTTATATTTCTGGCACCACGATCAACATTACAGGAGCAAAATCTACTAGATAG
- a CDS encoding amino acid ABC transporter ATP-binding protein — MEEKTVKIHAEDVHKSFGKHEVLKGISLDVHENEVVVMIGPSGSGKSTFLRSINQLEAINSGTIIVDGVNVADPKSDINAVRQRIGMVFQNFNLFNNKNVIENITYAPLTLKTMSPEDAYKKGLELLETVGLAEKEKSPVAQLSGGQKQRLAIARALEMNPDIMLFDEPTSALDPEMVGDVLNVMRDLAQKGMTMIIVTHEMGFARQVADRVVFFDDGVILEDDAPETIFNNPTSDRAKEFINKIINA, encoded by the coding sequence ATGGAAGAAAAAACAGTAAAAATTCATGCAGAGGACGTCCACAAGTCTTTTGGCAAGCACGAAGTCCTAAAAGGAATCTCGCTTGACGTCCATGAAAACGAAGTTGTGGTTATGATCGGCCCATCCGGCTCTGGTAAATCGACATTTCTGCGCTCCATTAACCAACTAGAGGCGATCAACTCCGGCACAATTATCGTCGACGGGGTTAACGTCGCCGATCCGAAAAGCGACATCAATGCAGTGCGCCAGAGAATCGGAATGGTTTTCCAGAATTTCAACCTTTTCAATAATAAGAACGTCATCGAAAATATCACCTATGCTCCTTTGACGCTCAAAACAATGAGTCCCGAAGATGCTTACAAAAAAGGCCTCGAATTACTGGAAACTGTTGGTTTGGCGGAGAAAGAAAAATCGCCTGTCGCCCAACTTTCCGGTGGTCAAAAGCAGCGGCTCGCAATTGCCCGGGCGCTTGAGATGAATCCTGATATCATGCTCTTTGACGAGCCAACTTCCGCGCTCGATCCGGAAATGGTCGGCGATGTATTAAATGTTATGCGCGACCTCGCCCAAAAGGGAATGACCATGATCATCGTGACTCACGAGATGGGATTTGCCCGCCAAGTTGCTGATCGCGTCGTTTTCTTCGATGATGGAGTTATTCTAGAAGATGATGCACCTGAAACGATCTTTAATAATCCGACTAGCGATCGTGCTAAAGAGTTTATCAACAAAATTATTAATGCCTAG
- a CDS encoding Rpn family recombination-promoting nuclease/putative transposase, giving the protein MKRRQLLKNDLIFKKIFGRKENFWILQAFIYDLCGILIKDISYLDPTKIFSMRHSGQKNKLTDAQISTLRTRIVDILAEIDGQTMLTLEMQVRKTEYFLERIVLYIADVYGYNYNNKEKMKDPNNKFSSLEPVIQVSILDYNEFPDDKAIHQFSLQDEENGNPYLIKIFVLELRKLLINVSDPIRKKHLKFWIKLFNGEEIGPDAPDYIQAASKLTNYYNLTREEQIEVDAIEIAMEEREAELSYAERYGEAKGMEKGEEKGEVRAKEQIARNLLAQGVDLKVISSATNLSVEEIERLK; this is encoded by the coding sequence ATGAAAAGAAGGCAATTGCTAAAAAATGATTTAATTTTCAAAAAAATTTTTGGCCGCAAGGAAAATTTTTGGATTTTACAAGCGTTTATTTATGATTTATGTGGAATTTTAATTAAAGATATCAGCTATCTTGATCCGACCAAAATTTTTTCAATGCGGCATTCTGGTCAAAAAAATAAATTAACGGATGCTCAAATTAGTACCTTGAGAACAAGGATCGTGGACATCTTGGCTGAAATAGATGGTCAGACGATGTTAACTTTAGAAATGCAGGTTCGAAAGACTGAATATTTCCTTGAACGGATTGTTCTATACATTGCAGACGTCTACGGGTATAATTACAATAACAAGGAAAAAATGAAGGACCCCAATAACAAGTTTAGCTCCTTGGAACCGGTAATCCAGGTCAGCATCTTGGATTATAATGAGTTTCCTGATGATAAGGCGATTCATCAGTTTTCGCTGCAGGATGAGGAGAACGGGAACCCTTATTTAATAAAGATATTCGTTTTAGAGTTGAGAAAACTATTAATTAATGTTTCTGATCCGATTCGAAAGAAGCATTTGAAATTCTGGATAAAATTATTCAATGGTGAAGAAATCGGACCTGATGCCCCAGATTATATTCAAGCGGCATCTAAATTGACTAATTACTATAATTTGACAAGAGAGGAGCAAATCGAAGTGGACGCAATCGAAATCGCAATGGAAGAAAGAGAAGCTGAACTGAGCTACGCAGAACGGTACGGCGAAGCTAAAGGAATGGAAAAAGGCGAAGAGAAAGGAGAAGTTAGGGCAAAGGAACAAATCGCACGAAATTTGCTTGCTCAAGGTGTCGACCTTAAAGTCATTAGTAGTGCAACAAATCTCAGTGTTGAAGAGATTGAACGTTTGAAATAA
- a CDS encoding extracellular solute-binding protein, with the protein MRRLKKSWLRIFAAAAIFSLLFVFVGCSSNSSSSSTKKETTSGKKVEIVFWHRMTGPWKTALDQEISDFNKSQDKYEVKGITQGSIDQLKQKVMAAARSKTLPTITQLPYTSIPDYIKQGMLEEVSFTSDQKSDMYPAILSSTQYQGKSYSVPFADSTQLLFINDQLAKKYNLETPTSWEQVKTIGEQLKKDGIYAMSLDQSYDMPLESMANQAGYPYVTKDGKANLSKPEVIAAAQMILDLKKDGYLKTAAEDQYGSVAMLNNKAVYGIGSSANIGEFKNRAKSGQTFSTAAIPSYKGKSGDVISANNLVLFKSASADQKKGAKEFFNFMLKPKQAAYWAEKSGYVPMTKSAMKYKTYQDYLAKNPSYKAVETSIENAYASNQFAGYDNFRTKLLSAVDSTLTANASADKAFTSLQTETQQILQQNK; encoded by the coding sequence ATGCGTAGATTAAAGAAGAGTTGGCTCAGAATTTTTGCTGCAGCTGCAATCTTTAGTTTATTGTTTGTTTTTGTAGGTTGTAGTAGTAATAGTAGTTCAAGTTCGACTAAGAAGGAGACTACTTCGGGTAAGAAAGTGGAAATCGTGTTCTGGCACCGGATGACCGGTCCGTGGAAAACCGCGCTGGATCAAGAAATCAGTGACTTCAATAAATCGCAAGATAAGTATGAAGTTAAAGGAATTACACAGGGATCAATTGATCAGTTGAAGCAAAAAGTAATGGCTGCTGCGCGGTCAAAGACTTTGCCAACGATCACCCAGCTTCCTTACACCAGTATTCCAGATTATATTAAGCAAGGCATGTTAGAAGAAGTAAGCTTCACGTCTGATCAAAAGAGTGATATGTATCCTGCAATTTTGTCATCCACTCAGTATCAAGGGAAATCGTATTCGGTTCCTTTTGCAGACTCAACACAGTTACTTTTTATCAATGATCAATTGGCTAAGAAGTACAATTTGGAAACACCAACGAGCTGGGAACAAGTTAAGACGATTGGCGAACAGCTCAAAAAAGATGGCATCTATGCGATGAGTTTGGATCAGTCATACGATATGCCACTTGAAAGTATGGCAAATCAAGCGGGCTATCCTTACGTCACTAAAGACGGCAAGGCTAACTTGAGCAAGCCAGAAGTTATCGCAGCAGCTCAGATGATTCTTGATCTCAAAAAAGACGGTTATCTTAAGACGGCTGCTGAAGATCAATATGGCAGTGTTGCAATGCTTAACAATAAAGCAGTTTATGGGATTGGCTCTTCGGCTAACATTGGTGAATTCAAAAACCGTGCCAAGTCAGGTCAGACTTTCTCGACTGCAGCAATTCCTTCTTACAAAGGAAAAAGCGGTGATGTAATTTCGGCTAATAATTTAGTGCTTTTCAAAAGCGCTTCGGCTGATCAGAAAAAAGGTGCCAAGGAATTCTTCAATTTTATGTTGAAGCCAAAACAGGCAGCTTACTGGGCTGAGAAGTCAGGCTATGTGCCAATGACCAAGTCAGCAATGAAATACAAAACTTATCAGGATTATCTTGCGAAGAATCCAAGCTACAAAGCCGTCGAAACTTCAATAGAAAATGCATATGCTTCCAATCAATTTGCGGGCTATGATAATTTTAGAACCAAATTGCTCAGTGCAGTTGATTCGACTTTAACGGCGAATGCTTCAGCCGATAAAGCTTTCACCTCACTGCAGACGGAAACTCAACAAATTTTGCAACAAAACAAGTAA
- a CDS encoding PTS mannitol transporter subunit IICBA, with protein MDQSINNSTVLTKIRRFGGIMSAMVMPNLGAFVGWGLMAALFIPHGWLPNKTLNELVAPILNYVFPLLIAYTAGYNIHGQRGGVIGLFASMGVIVGSNITMISGAMIIGPLAAWTLKKFDQAIQDKIKPGFEMLVNNFSLGIIGAFYCIFAFLTVGPAIRALVAVITAGVNWATKNKVIPLLSIFMAPAQVLFLNNVVNHGILAPIGFAQAAKAGKSIMFLVDSNCGPLLGTLLSISLFGKGKAKNTAPMAMFIAGIAGIGEVYFPFVLGNPIMIFATMGGLMVSLFLQVVLGGGLIGVASPGSLINIAIMTPKDAIFANFVSIVAGFVVATLIGTFLLKVFPPKEDVDPTLDFAVGDRKVKTTSDFVASSKSSDRIKKIIVACDSGMGSSAMGASVLKLLLKNNNLTGIEVKNSSANQIDADADLVVTLDSLIERARSSSTNAQTVFIPINNFLKDTNYQEVIDCVKERNGISQSTAIEETPKRIDRSILNEKNIKLNQKFQSVEDAIIASGQILVDNGYVTNDYVDQMIQRNRDLPVYIGNHVAVPHGLEDTRNAIKQTGISIIQVPDGVKFAPDEVAYVFLGLAGKGDDHLEILKAISQTLMDEANVEKLRTARSAAEILAIFETK; from the coding sequence GTGGATCAAAGTATCAACAATTCAACTGTTCTAACTAAAATTAGACGTTTTGGCGGCATCATGAGTGCGATGGTGATGCCAAATCTAGGGGCGTTCGTTGGTTGGGGTTTAATGGCAGCATTATTTATTCCCCATGGCTGGCTACCAAATAAGACTTTAAACGAACTGGTTGCCCCGATTTTGAATTATGTTTTCCCGTTATTGATTGCCTATACTGCTGGTTACAATATTCATGGTCAAAGAGGCGGAGTTATTGGATTATTTGCGAGTATGGGAGTAATTGTTGGCTCTAATATTACCATGATTAGCGGAGCGATGATTATTGGACCATTGGCTGCTTGGACTTTGAAGAAATTTGATCAAGCAATTCAAGATAAAATTAAGCCTGGTTTTGAAATGCTGGTTAATAATTTCAGCTTAGGTATTATTGGAGCATTTTATTGTATTTTTGCATTTTTGACGGTCGGGCCAGCGATTAGAGCCTTGGTTGCAGTGATTACTGCGGGAGTAAATTGGGCGACTAAAAATAAAGTGATTCCACTTCTTTCAATATTTATGGCGCCAGCGCAAGTGCTGTTTTTAAACAATGTAGTTAATCACGGGATTTTGGCGCCAATTGGCTTTGCTCAAGCGGCCAAAGCTGGTAAATCGATTATGTTTTTGGTTGATAGTAACTGCGGTCCTCTTCTGGGTACCCTTCTTTCAATTTCACTTTTTGGCAAAGGCAAGGCGAAGAATACTGCTCCGATGGCGATGTTTATTGCTGGAATCGCTGGGATTGGTGAAGTATATTTTCCATTTGTGCTTGGTAATCCAATTATGATTTTTGCAACGATGGGTGGTTTGATGGTCTCACTGTTCCTTCAAGTTGTTCTGGGCGGCGGCTTAATCGGAGTTGCTTCGCCAGGAAGTTTGATCAATATTGCAATCATGACGCCAAAAGATGCAATTTTTGCCAATTTTGTTTCGATTGTTGCGGGGTTCGTGGTGGCCACGCTAATAGGAACATTTCTTTTAAAAGTTTTTCCACCTAAAGAAGATGTTGATCCAACGCTAGATTTTGCAGTTGGTGACCGCAAAGTTAAAACAACAAGCGATTTTGTAGCATCGAGTAAATCTAGTGACCGCATTAAAAAGATTATAGTTGCATGTGATTCCGGCATGGGCTCAAGTGCCATGGGTGCGTCGGTTTTGAAACTGTTGCTTAAAAATAATAATTTGACGGGAATTGAAGTTAAAAATTCCTCGGCAAATCAGATTGATGCCGATGCTGACCTAGTAGTAACGTTGGATTCATTAATTGAGCGGGCCAGATCAAGCAGTACCAATGCGCAGACAGTTTTTATTCCAATCAATAATTTTTTAAAGGATACAAATTATCAAGAAGTAATTGATTGTGTCAAAGAGCGAAATGGAATTAGTCAGAGTACTGCTATTGAGGAGACGCCAAAGCGAATTGATCGAAGCATTTTAAACGAGAAAAATATTAAGCTCAATCAGAAATTTCAAAGCGTAGAAGATGCAATCATTGCTTCTGGTCAAATTCTAGTAGACAACGGCTACGTCACAAACGATTATGTTGACCAAATGATACAAAGAAATCGTGATTTACCCGTTTATATCGGCAATCATGTCGCAGTGCCGCATGGTTTGGAAGACACAAGAAATGCTATCAAGCAAACGGGGATTTCTATTATCCAAGTGCCTGATGGGGTTAAATTTGCTCCAGATGAGGTCGCCTATGTTTTTTTAGGCTTAGCAGGCAAGGGCGATGATCATTTAGAAATTCTAAAAGCTATTTCGCAAACTTTGATGGATGAAGCAAACGTTGAAAAGCTTAGGACTGCCAGGAGTGCAGCAGAAATTTTAGCAATATTTGAAACAAAATAA
- a CDS encoding HAD family hydrolase translates to MDFQAIIFDMDGVLIDSEPLQLKRQQEFLEYLGVKVPNQELVKMVGGNKKMYFEIISKYYSKEDDYLSYYQKYDRYFENRPIDYQALLNPTAISLLKWLQSQNLKIALASSGAPEKIATVLNQCGLTDFFDPVISGNMFKQSKPNPEIYLTVASMLNVKSEECVVIEDSDYGIKAGKGAGMYTIAIKEERFPFSQAQADRIVASLSDVPAELVKYKKRKSLPDDSS, encoded by the coding sequence ATGGATTTTCAAGCAATAATTTTTGATATGGACGGAGTATTGATTGATAGTGAGCCGCTGCAATTAAAACGCCAACAGGAATTTTTAGAATATTTAGGCGTTAAAGTACCGAATCAGGAACTTGTTAAGATGGTCGGAGGAAATAAGAAAATGTATTTCGAGATTATTTCCAAATACTATTCTAAAGAAGACGACTATTTATCGTATTATCAAAAATATGATCGCTACTTTGAGAATCGTCCCATCGATTATCAGGCCTTATTGAATCCAACTGCAATTTCACTTTTAAAATGGTTGCAAAGCCAAAATTTAAAAATTGCGCTAGCTTCTTCGGGAGCCCCAGAGAAAATTGCGACCGTTTTAAATCAATGTGGGTTAACAGATTTTTTCGACCCAGTAATTAGTGGTAACATGTTTAAGCAGTCAAAACCGAATCCAGAGATTTATCTCACCGTTGCATCGATGTTAAATGTTAAAAGTGAGGAATGCGTGGTTATTGAAGATTCAGACTACGGGATTAAGGCAGGCAAGGGTGCAGGGATGTATACAATTGCCATTAAAGAGGAGCGTTTTCCGTTCTCCCAGGCTCAAGCTGATCGGATTGTGGCCTCGCTTTCAGATGTTCCAGCGGAATTGGTGAAGTACAAAAAAAGAAAATCTTTGCCGGATGATTCAAGTTAG
- a CDS encoding TIGR00730 family Rossman fold protein, whose amino-acid sequence MTNFAVYCSASPESTKFNPAGEQIADFIAGHQGNLVYGGSNAGLMHVTAQNVHKRGGKIIGVIPKFMADENLVSPLNDQTYVVDTMDERKAKMAELADVCVALPGGVGTLEEITEIMSWDRIGEIQIPYFFYNYEHFFDPFEKFIDQLVTDDLLSAKDRTRIHFITDLNEANQYLNDYQPTNFHLFSKENDQ is encoded by the coding sequence ATGACAAATTTTGCAGTCTATTGCAGTGCATCACCTGAAAGCACCAAATTTAATCCAGCAGGAGAACAAATTGCTGATTTTATTGCTGGGCACCAGGGCAACTTAGTTTACGGCGGTTCTAACGCTGGTCTAATGCACGTCACCGCCCAAAATGTTCATAAGCGCGGCGGCAAAATAATCGGCGTTATTCCTAAATTTATGGCAGATGAAAATTTGGTTTCACCGCTTAACGATCAAACTTACGTTGTTGATACAATGGACGAGCGCAAAGCCAAAATGGCTGAACTTGCTGACGTTTGCGTGGCTTTACCAGGTGGTGTTGGCACCCTCGAAGAAATCACCGAAATTATGAGTTGGGACCGCATTGGCGAAATTCAAATTCCTTATTTCTTCTACAACTACGAGCACTTTTTCGATCCGTTTGAGAAATTCATTGATCAACTGGTGACCGATGATCTACTGAGCGCCAAAGATCGCACGCGGATTCACTTTATTACTGACCTCAATGAGGCTAATCAATATCTTAATGACTATCAGCCCACAAATTTTCATTTGTTTTCAAAAGAAAACGATCAGTAA
- a CDS encoding ABC transporter substrate-binding protein/permease — MKKKKIFFIIMLLAVIKIACAGGTSVQAAEDKNHYTITTDETYPPFVFQNKDKQYEGIDMDLLKSISKIENFTYTIKPMSFNMAAQAVANRQADGIIAGMTITPEREKIYDASNSYYKTGVVFAVGQNSKITSLSDLKGKTIAAKTGTASAKYALEMSKKYDFKITYFSDSNILYNDVIAGNSVACFEDEPVIKYAIKNGVNLKIPDQTPAQAGYYAFFVQKGQNQELLKKFNSGLKKLKANGQYQEIVNKYLSTETPKKNNKNKPHYTIVCDVTFPPFEIQAKNGKYVGIDIDLLNQISIDQGFTYTLKPMSFNSATQSVTNGQADGIISGLSVTDERKKVFDFSDPYFVSGFIWATREDSSIKSLNDLKGKTVALKTGTGSADYGKSIQSKYGFKIKYFNDSNTMYNDVVVGNAVACFEDQPVMQYAIKNGIKLTIPKQTPANQGNYAFAVQKGKNSELLKSFNTGLKQLQTNGTFDQIKAKYLGGDQKKITGNTKEDTSFWGIISSNKSMFISGLTNTLTLTVCAILIASIWGVILGVMGVSEHAFVRGIYSTVIYIFRGLPLLVLAFFVYIGLPNVTGIKISTFAAGLFTLVLNEGAYTAAFVKGGFDAVDPGQMEAARALGVPYSKAMRGIVMPQGLRIMIPSFINQFIITLKDTSIISAIGFVELTQTGQLLVARTQQGFIVYGIVALIYLIVITLLTWLSKIIEKRLS; from the coding sequence ATGAAAAAGAAAAAAATATTTTTTATAATCATGTTATTAGCGGTGATCAAAATTGCTTGTGCAGGCGGGACCAGTGTCCAGGCCGCAGAAGACAAGAACCATTATACTATCACCACTGACGAAACATACCCCCCATTTGTATTTCAAAACAAGGACAAGCAATATGAGGGGATCGATATGGACCTCTTAAAAAGCATTTCCAAGATTGAGAATTTTACATATACGATTAAGCCGATGTCGTTTAATATGGCGGCTCAAGCGGTGGCAAATCGCCAGGCTGACGGAATTATTGCTGGAATGACAATCACTCCCGAGCGCGAGAAAATCTATGACGCGAGCAATTCCTATTATAAAACTGGCGTTGTTTTTGCGGTTGGTCAAAATTCTAAAATCACAAGTTTAAGCGACCTCAAAGGTAAAACCATCGCCGCTAAAACTGGGACTGCTTCAGCTAAATATGCGCTAGAAATGAGTAAGAAATATGATTTCAAAATTACCTATTTCAGTGATTCAAATATCCTCTATAACGATGTGATTGCTGGCAATTCTGTTGCTTGTTTCGAAGATGAACCAGTGATCAAATACGCCATCAAAAATGGAGTGAATTTGAAAATTCCTGACCAGACACCAGCCCAAGCTGGCTACTACGCCTTTTTTGTGCAAAAGGGCCAAAACCAAGAACTTCTAAAGAAGTTTAATTCGGGTCTCAAAAAGCTTAAAGCTAATGGCCAATACCAAGAAATCGTCAATAAGTACCTTAGTACTGAAACACCTAAGAAAAATAACAAAAACAAGCCACACTACACAATTGTGTGTGACGTAACTTTTCCGCCGTTTGAAATCCAAGCTAAAAACGGAAAATATGTCGGCATTGATATTGATCTATTAAATCAGATTTCAATTGACCAAGGATTTACTTATACTTTAAAGCCGATGTCGTTTAACTCGGCCACTCAGTCAGTCACAAACGGCCAAGCCGACGGGATAATTTCTGGTTTGTCGGTTACTGATGAACGCAAAAAAGTGTTCGATTTCTCTGACCCTTATTTTGTAAGTGGATTTATTTGGGCAACTAGAGAAGATTCTTCTATTAAGTCGCTTAACGACCTCAAAGGGAAGACTGTTGCTTTAAAGACCGGTACTGGTAGTGCTGATTACGGCAAGTCAATTCAAAGTAAATATGGATTCAAAATTAAGTACTTCAACGATTCAAATACCATGTATAACGATGTCGTCGTTGGAAACGCCGTTGCCTGCTTTGAAGATCAACCTGTAATGCAGTATGCGATCAAAAACGGGATCAAATTAACGATTCCCAAGCAAACTCCAGCCAATCAAGGGAATTACGCTTTTGCAGTTCAAAAGGGCAAAAATTCGGAGCTTTTAAAATCCTTCAATACTGGACTTAAACAACTCCAAACCAATGGAACATTTGACCAAATTAAGGCCAAATACCTTGGTGGTGATCAAAAGAAAATTACCGGTAACACTAAAGAAGACACCAGTTTTTGGGGAATTATTTCTTCAAATAAGAGCATGTTCATCTCAGGACTTACCAACACCCTTACTCTGACGGTCTGCGCAATTTTAATTGCTTCAATCTGGGGCGTAATTCTTGGGGTCATGGGAGTTTCTGAACACGCTTTTGTGCGGGGAATCTACTCAACGGTCATCTACATTTTCCGCGGACTGCCACTTTTGGTTCTAGCATTCTTTGTTTACATTGGACTTCCTAATGTCACGGGAATCAAAATTTCCACCTTTGCCGCAGGCCTTTTCACCCTGGTCTTAAACGAGGGGGCCTACACCGCGGCATTCGTTAAAGGAGGATTTGATGCAGTAGATCCTGGCCAAATGGAGGCTGCCCGGGCGCTTGGAGTGCCTTACAGTAAAGCCATGCGAGGAATCGTCATGCCACAAGGCCTTCGGATCATGATTCCTTCATTTATCAACCAGTTCATCATTACCTTGAAGGACACTTCAATTATTTCAGCCATCGGGTTTGTCGAATTGACTCAAACTGGCCAACTTTTAGTAGCTAGAACGCAGCAAGGGTTCATCGTTTACGGAATTGTGGCGTTAATTTATCTAATTGTCATCACCTTACTCACCTGGCTATCTAAAATTATCGAAAAGAGGTTAAGCTAG